The genomic window AGGCGGATGCGCGTCGACGTCGTCGGCATCGTGCTGCCGTCCGAAGGCGACATGCGACTCCAGCACCTGCGGGGAGTCTCCTGATGGCCGTCGCACGCACGTGGTCGGTCGCACTCGCCGGCCTCACGGGCGCGATCGTGGAGGTCGAGGCGTCTGCCGCCGCGACCGTGCCGGGTATGGCGATCGTCGGTCTTCCCGACAAATCGCTCGGGGAGGCCGCGCACCGCATCAAGAGTGCGACGGCGAACTCCGGCTGCGAGCTGCCCGGCGGCAAGCTCACGATCAACCTGTCTCCCGCGTCGCTGCCCAAGCAGGGGAGCGCATTCGACCTCTCCATGGCGATCGCCTGTCTCGCCGTGGGCGGCCTGGTGCGCCGGGAGTCCGCAGAGCGGGTCGTCCACCTCGGTGAGCTCGGGCTCGACGGTCGACTCCGTCCGCTCGTCGGCGTGCTGCCGGCCGTCCTCGCCGTCGCCCGCGCCGGCTACGACGCGGTGATGGTGCCGACCGCCAACGTCGAGGAGGCGCAGCTCGTGCCCGGCGTCACGGTGATCGGGGCGACCTCGCTACGTGATGCGGCCATCTGGCACGGTGCGGAACTGTCCGCGATCGACCTCGAACCCGTCCGGAAACGGGTCGACCGGCTGCCCACGCCCGACCCACTCGATCTCGCGGACGTGGTCGGACAGCCGGATGCGGTCGACGCGATGGTCGCGGCGGCCGCCGGCGGGCACCACGTCATGATGGTCGGACCTCCCGGGGCCGGCAAGACCATGCTGGCCGCCCGGCTCCCCGAGATCCTTCCCGACCTCGACGCCGAGGCCGCGGTCGAGGTCAGCTGCCTCCGCTCGCTCATCGGTCTGCCGCCGGACGGCGCGCTCGCCCGACGACCACCGTGGGAGAGCCCGCACCACTCGTCCTCGGCGGCGGCGATCATCGGTGGCGGTTCGCGCCAGATCCGACCCGGAGCAGCCGCGCGCGCGGCGCACGGCGTGCTCTTCCTCGACGAAGCACCGGAGTTCCGCGCCGACGTCCTCGACTCGCTGCGTCAGCCACTCGAAGCCGGCGTGATCACCGTGCATCGTGCGCACGGCAGCGCGACGTTCCCGGCCGCCTTCCAACTGGTCCTCGCCGCGAACCCCTGCCCGTGCGGTCAGTACGGCACGGCGGACGGCGTCTGCACCTGTCCACCGCAGGCCCGTCGACGCTATCTCGGGCGGATCTCGGGGCCGCTCCTCGACCGGATCGACATCCGCGTGCGGGTGCACCGGATCACCTCGGCACTGACGAGTCTCTCGCAGGAGGGTGGGGTCTCCACCGCCGAGGCTCGTTCCCGCGTCGAGGAGGTGCGGGCCGCGAGTGCCGAGCGGTTGGCCGGCAGCGGCTGGACCACGAACGCACAGGCGAGCGGCACCTGGCTCAGGAGCCCGCGGATGCGGCTGCCCAGAACCGTCACCAGCGCGTTGGACCGCTCCCTCGAGCGGGGAGGCATCACCATGCGTGGCTACGACCGGATCCTCCGATTGAGCTGGACGCTCGCCGACCTCGACGGCGCCAATAGCCCCACAGCCGAGCACTTGGGGCGCGCCCTCTTCCTGCGGAAGGGCATCTCATGAGCGCGTGGTTCGGCTTGGACCGCGAGTTGGTCGAACGCCTCGTCCGAGGCCTCGGCGGCCTGGAACCGGTCGAGGCCGCGGGCAGCCCTGGCGCAGATGGAGGTGCCGAGCCCGTCTTGGAGGCCGATGACGTCGGCACCGCCGGGATCCGGGCGGCGTTCGCTCGGGCGGCCTGGACGATGATCGCCGAACCGGGCGACGGCGTCGCCGGGCTCGTGGTCGGTGCGCTCGGCCCTGCGGGCGCACTGTCAGCGGTCCTGCAACGGGTGGGGCCGACCGAACTGCAGCGCCGCATCCTCGGCAGCGAGTGGTCCAGTGGCTCGGGCTCGACGTCGGCCGATGCCGAGTCCGAGGATCCCTCCGCGGTGCCCGCCTCCCGTGTGCTCGGAAGTGCGCTGGAACGCTGGCGGCCCCGGCTCGTCTCGGCCGACCTCGTCGCCGCGTGTGAGACGGCGATCGAGGTCGGCGTCCGACTCCTCCTGCCCGGCGCTCCGGGCTGGCATGCGGGGTTCGACCACCTCGGTGTGCACGCGCCGCACGCCCTCTGGCTGCGCGGCTCTCCCAACGCCCCCGCGGGAGAACGTGCCATCGCGTTGGTCGGTGCCCGGGCCGCGTCCGGTTACGGTGAGCACGTCACCCTCGAGGCGGCGGCCGGGCTCGTCGATCGGGGCTTCGTGATCGTGTCGGGTGCCGCCTACGGCATCGACGGCGCGGCGCACCGAGCCGCCCTCGGGAGCGGAGGGGCGACCGTGGCCTACCTCGCAGGTGGGGTCGATCGGCCGTACCCTGCCGGTCACGACGCGCTCATCCGTCGAATCCGCGAGGCCGGCGGAGCCGTCATCAGCGAATCGCCGTGCGGGTCGACACCCTCGAAATGGCGGTTCCTGCAGCGGAACCGACTCATCGCCGCAGCCTCGGCGGCGACGGTGGTCATGGAGGCCGGAGACCGCTCCGGTTCGATCAACACGGCGGGTCACGCCGCGTCCCTCGGGCGTCCGCTCGGAGCCGTGCCCGGCCCGGTCACGAGTCCGTCGTCGGCTGGCTGTCATCGGTTGATCCGTGAGTACGCCGCCACGTGCGTGACGAACGCCGCGCAGATGGCGGAGCTCGCCGGGTGGACCGCGGTCGATGCGGACGCGCAGGCGTTCGCCTCCCCGGAGGAACGCCGGGTCCGTGATGTGATGAGTGCGCGCTCGCCACGCACCGTCGAGGCGCTCGCGAAAGCGAGTGGTCTGAGTCCTCGCGAGGTCACCGGCGTGCTCGGTGCGCTCGATCTCGCCGGGGCCGTCGAGGAACGGGAGCGCGGGTGGGTGCTCGTCGGGGGACGGGCGTGAGGTGATCGCTCGGCGGGGGAAGGCCACGGCGTCGGACGCGTGGGGCATGCTGTCCACGTGGACATCTGGAGCAGCATCGACGGGTTCTCGGAGCACCTCGCTTCCGAGCGTCGGCTGTCGCCGCAGACCGTTCGCGCCTACGCCTCCGATCTCCGGCAGCTCGCCGACTTCGCCACCGGACGCGACGTCGAGCTCGTCGACGGCGTGACGCTGGACCTCCTCCGCGACTGGCTCTGGGCCGCTTCCGAGGACGGCTCGTCCAAGGCGACGCTCGCGCGACGCACCGCCACGGCGAAGGCCTGGAGCGCCTGGCTCCTCCGCACCGGCAGGGTCGATTCGGACGTCGCAGCACGTCTCCGGAGTCCGAAGACGGGTCGGACCCTGCCACGCGTCGTCGGCCGGGGCCCGTTCGACGACCTCCTCGCGGGGCTCGAGGACCGCGCCGCATCGGGGGAGCCGAACGCCCTCCGCGACCTCGCCGTCGTCGAACTGCTCTACGCCTCGGCCCTTCGCGTGTCCGAGCTGTGCGGACTCGACCGGGACGACCTCGACCTCGACCGACTCACCGTCCGGGTCACGGGCAAAGGCGACAAGGAGCGGGTCGTGCCGTTCGGCGTCCCCGCTCAGTCGGCGATCGTCGACTACCTCACGAGCGCCCGCCCGCAGCTGGTCGCCCGTGCAGCCGCGAACGACCGCGGACCGACGCCCGGCGCAGCCCTCTTCCTCGGCGCGCGCGGAGGGCGGCTCGGCCCGCGCTCCGTCTACACACTCGTCGCCCGGCTCCTCGACGCCGTGCCCGGCGGCGGTCCGGCAGGGCCTCACGCCCTGAGGCACACCGCCGCGACGCACCTGCTCGACGGAGGAGCGGACCTCCGCGCCGTCCAGGAGCTCCTCGGCCACGCGAGTCTCGCGACGACGCAGATCTACACGCACGTCTCCGTCGAACGCATCAAGGAGAGCTACCGCAACGCCCACCCGCGGGCCTGAGCCCCCGCGGTCGCGGTCAGTGGGAGCAGGACGGCCGATGGCACCTCGCCGAGCAGCAGCATCGGATTGACGTAGACGCCGTCGCGCCGCACCCCGAAGTGGACGCAGCCGTCGGCGCAGTGCCCGCCGACGCCGACCGTCCCGATCGGTGCCCCACGGGTCACCGGACTGCCGACGTCGACCGAACCCACCACCGGCTCGATGCTCGAGACGTGTCCGTCGTCGTGCCGGATCACGACGAGTGGGCGGTCGACCACCGTCCCGCTGAACGTCACGACGCCGGCTGCCGCTGCGGCCACCGGCTGACCGGGCGATGTCGCGATGTCGACACCCCGGTGGCCGGCGCTGTACGGGTCGGGCGGCGCGACGAACGGCTCGGTGACGAGGTGCGGGGGAGCGATCGGCCAGCTCCAGGCCGGCGCCGCTCCGGACGTGCTCACGGGTGCGCGGAGCACCAGGCAGGAGATGAGGATCCAACTGGCGATCGAGGTCATCATGATCCGAGCCTGACGGGGTCGGGAGAGCGAGGGCGGGCGGGCGCCTCGGAGCGGGGAGACGGACCTGGTCGGACGGCCTGTGGAGCGCCGTCATCACGGTGGCCTGATGCTATGCTGAACGGAGCACCTCGCTCGTCGGGGTGACTACGCGTGCCATTTCGGCCACCACTTCCAATCGGTCCTCGCTCTCCGGAGCGTGGCGGACGTGCGCCGGGCACCAGGGACGAGGCCATCCGGTCCGTCAGACAACCGAGGCACTCCCACCCGTCCGCGTCAGCGGTGCGGTGGCGAGCGCAGAACAGGAGAACGGCTCATGGCCGTCGTAACCATCCGCCAGCTGCTCGACAGCGGCGTGCACTTCGGGCACCAGACCCGCCGTTGGAACCCGAAGATGAAGCGCTTCATCTTCACCGAGCGTTCCGGCATCTACATCATCGACCTGCAGCAGTCGCTCGGCTACATCGACCAGGCCTTCGACTTCGTCAAGGAGACGGTCGCCCACGGCGGCACCATCCTCTTCGTCGGCACGAAGAAGCAGGCGCAGGAAGTCATCGCCGAGCAGGCGACGCGCGTCGGCCAGCCCTACGTCAACCAGCGTTGGCTCGGTGGCCTCCTCACCAACTTCCAGACGGTGTCGAAGCGACTCGCCCGCATGAAGGAGCTCGAGGAGCTCGACTTCGAAGACGCCTCCAAGAGCGGCTTCACCAAGAAGGAACTCCTCATCAAGAAGCGCGAGCTGGACAAGCTCCACAAGTCGCTCGGTGGTATCCGCAACCTCTCGAAGACGCCGTCGGCGCTCTGGGTCGTCGACACCAAGAAGGAGCACCTCGCGATCGACGAGGCGCGCAAGCTCGGCATCCCGGTCATCGGCATCCTCGACACCAACTGCGACCCCGACGAGGTCACCTACCCGATCCCGGGTAACGACGACGCGATCCGTTCCGTCGGCCTGCTGACGCGCATCATCGCCGACGCCGCCGCCGAGGGTCTCATCCAGCGCCACCAGAAGCCGACCGAGGGCGACGCCCCGGCCGAGCCGCTCGCCGAGTGGGAGCAGGAGCTGCTCCAGGGCGGCGAGCAGGGTTCCGCCGAGACCGAGAAGGTCGCCGATGAGGCGATCGCCGCAACCGACGCCGTCCAGGCAGCCCCGGCTGTCGAAGACGTCGAGGTCGCTGCAACCGAGTCCGCCGCCGACGCCGAGGGCGCAGCTGCCGCCGTCGTCGCCGACGAGAAGTAATCAAGGAGGACACCAGCAATGGCCAACTTTTCTCTCGCTGACCTGAAGGTGCTGCGCGAGCAGCTCGGCACCGGCATGGTCGACACCAAGAACGCACTCGTCGAAGCCGATGGCGACGTCGAGAAGGCGACCGAGATCCTGCGTCTCAAGGGTGCGAAGGGCAACGCGAAGCGTGCCGACCGCTCCACGAGCGAGGGCCTCGTCGCCGCGAAGGAGAACGGCGACACCGCCACGCTCATCGAGCTCGCCTGCGAGACCGACTTCGTCGCGAAGGGTGAGAAGTTCCTCGCCCTGGCCGACCTCGTCCTCGACGCGGTCGTCGCCGCCGGCGCGACCACCGTCGAAGAGGGGAACGCGGCTCCGGCCGACGGCAAGACCGTCGCCGAGGTCATCGCGGACTCCGCTGCGATCATCGGTGAGAAGTTCGAGCTCCGCCGCCTCGCGGTGGTGCACGGTGAGCACTTCGCCGTCTACCTCCACAAGACCAACAAGGACCTGCCCGCGCAGGTCGGTGTGGTCGTCGGCTACTCGGGTGACGACGCGGAGACGGCTCGCAGCATCGCGCAGCACATCTCGTTCGCCAACCCGTCCTACCTCAGCCGCGACGACGTCCCGGCCGACGAGGTCGAGAAGGAGCGCGAGATCGTCACCGAGATCTCGAAGAACGAGGGCAAGCCCGAGGCCGCACTGCCGAAGATCGTCGAGGGCCGCGTGACCTCGTACTTCAAGCAGGTCGCGCTCCTCGAGCAGGACTACGCCAAGGACAACAAGCTGTCCGTGCAGAAGGTGCTCGCTGACGCGGGCCTCACCGTGACCGGGTTCGCCCGCTTCAAGGTCGGCGCGTAGCAGTTGTGACGGGGTCCGGATCGCCAGTGGCGATCCGGACCCCTTTGCGTGCGCGGGCATACCCGCGCACGTGGGATCGGTGACGATCCGGTCAGCGAGTCGACCACTGTCGCGGACAGCGGGCGGCTCCTGACGCTAAGTTGTGTGAGGGACGAGGAAGGACAGGCGGATGCCGGAGAAGAAGCGCAGGGTACTGCTCAAGCTGTCAGGTGAGGCGTTCGGAGGCGGCCAGTTGGGTGTCAACCCCGACGTGGTCGGGTCCATCGCCCGCGAGATCGCCGAGGCGACCGCCGAGGTCGAGGTCGCAGTGGTCGTCGGAGGCGGCAACTTCTTCCGCGGAGCCGAGCTCAGCCAGCGCGGCATGGACCGCGGCCGAGCCGACTACATGGGCATGCTCGGAACAGTCATGAACGCCCTGGCGCTCCAGGACTTCCTGGAACAGGCCGGCGCCGCCACGCGCGTGCAGTCGGCCATCGCCATGACGCAGGTCGCCGAACCGTACATCCCGCTCCGCGCCGAGCGACACCTGGAGAAGGGTCGCGTCGTCATCTTCGGAGCGGGCGCAGGGCTGCCGTACTTCTCGACCGACACCGTCTCCGCACAGCGCGCGCTCGAGATCGGAGCCGTCGAGGTCCTCGTCGCCAAGAACGGCGTCGACGGCGTCTACACCGCCGACCCCCGCGTCGACCCGACGGCGACGAAGATCGACACCATCTCCTATCAGGAGGCGCTCCAGCGCGGCCTCAAGGTCGTCGACTCGACGGCCTTCAGCCTCTGCATGGACAACGGCATGCCGATGCGCGTCTTCGGCATGGAGCCGGCCGGCAACGTCACGGCGGCCATCCGCGGTGCCGCGATCGGCACCCTCGTCACCTCCGCGTAGGCGGCAGGGCGGCCAGGCCGAGGCCCGCCGCCCGACTAGACTGAACCCAGTAATGCAATCAAAGGAGTGCTCGTGATCGCGGATGTCCTCTCGGATGTTGGTACCCGGATGTCGAAGGCCGTCGAGGCCGCGAAGGATGACTTCGCCACGGTGCGTACGGGTCGCGCCAACCCCCAGCTGTTCCAGAAGGTCCTGGTGAGCTACTACGGCACGCCGACGCCGCTGGCGCAGCTCGCCTCCCTGCAGAACCAGGAAGCTCGCACGATCGTCGTGACGCCCTACGACAAGTCCGCACTGCGCGACATCGAGCAGGCGATCCGCGACATCCCGAACCTCGGCGCCAACCCGACGAACGACGGCACCGTCATCCGGGTCACCATGCCCGAGCTGACCGCTGAGCGTCGCAAGGAATACGTCAAGATCGTCCGCGGCAAGGGTGAAGACGCGAAGGTGTCCATCCGCAACATCCGTCGCAAGGGCAAGGACGACCTCGAGGCGCTCAAGAGCGAGGTCGGCGACGACGACGTCGCACGCGGCGAGAAGGAGCTCGAGGTCGTCACGAAGTCGCACATCGACGCCGTCGACGCCGCGCTGAAGGCCAAGGAGACCGAGCTGCTCTCCATCTGAGCCGCTGTCCCACCGCTGATTCCGTTCGCCGACCGGTCCCTCGACCGACGGCACGCCCGCTGGAGGTACCTGTGGAAGACGATGTCGCTCCCGGGCGATCGAGCGAACCGTCGAAACCCGAGCCCGGCCGGTCCGGCAAGTCGGGCTCGCAGGAGTTGCGGTCCCAGCTGAAGGACCGCCGCGCGAAGTTCGAGCGGCAGGTCGACGCCAAACGTGCCGACATCGAACGGCAGGTCCAGGCGACGAAGGCGCAGTTCGACGCGACGAACGAACGCATCGAGGCGCGGGTCGGCCGCAATCTCGTGAACGCCATCCTCATCGGGGTCGCCGCGGGCGGCATCATGCTCGTGAGCTTGATCATCTTCAAGGTGATCTTCGTCGTCCTGGCATCGGCCGTGGTGGCCTTCGCCACGCTGGAGCTGCGGAAGGCCCTCGAGCAGACCGGCCGCCGGGTGCCGGCGATCCCGACCGTCATCTCGGCCGTCGCGATGCAACCGGCGGCGTTCTTCCTCCACGACGTCTGGCGCTGGTCCGTCGTCCTGCTCGGCATCCTGCTCGTCATCGTCTGGCGCGTGGCCGAGCAGGCCATCGCTTCGAAGCGCACCGACCTTCCCACGCTCGTCCGCGACCTCGCGTCCGGGACGTTCATCCAGGTCTACGTCCCCTTCCTCGCCTCCTTCGCCGTGTTCCTGGTGGCCCAGCCCGAGGGCGAATGGTGGACGCTGGCGTTCCTGATCCTCGTCATCTGCGTCGATGTCGGCGCCTACGTGAGTGGCCTGTCATTCGGCAAGCACAAGATGGCGCCGGTGATCAGCCCGAACAAGACCTGGGAGGGCTTCGCCGGGGCGGGTGTCGTCGCGGTCGTGGCCGGTGTGCTGCTCGCGATCCTCATGCTCGGTGTGCCGTGGTGGGTCGGTGTCCTGCTCGGCCTGCTGCTCCTCGGCAGTGCCACGGTCGGCGACCTCGCCGAGTCGCTCATCAAGCGCGACATCGGCGTGAAAGACATGAGCTCGTGGCTTCCCGGGCACGGGGGATTCCTCGACCGCCTGGACTCGATCCTGCCGTCGGCGGTCGTCGCCTACGTGGTCTACCTGCTGTTCGGCGGACTCGCGGTCTGAGCTCTGGCCCGGTCCGATTTCGCCCGATCAGCCCCTCATGGGGGAGAATGGTCCGGTGAGCACGATCTTCCCCACCTCAAAACGTTCGAAGCGTGGCTACGATCCGGCCGAGGTCGACGAGTTCCTCGACCGCGCTCGCGCCGCCTACGGGCAGGACACCGACGCCGACGCCGACGCCGACGCGATCCTGAGCGCGGAGGACATCCGGCACGTGGCGTTCCGGCTCGTCCGGGGTGGCTACAGCACCGAGCACGTCGACGC from Plantibacter flavus includes these protein-coding regions:
- the dprA gene encoding DNA-processing protein DprA, translated to MSAWFGLDRELVERLVRGLGGLEPVEAAGSPGADGGAEPVLEADDVGTAGIRAAFARAAWTMIAEPGDGVAGLVVGALGPAGALSAVLQRVGPTELQRRILGSEWSSGSGSTSADAESEDPSAVPASRVLGSALERWRPRLVSADLVAACETAIEVGVRLLLPGAPGWHAGFDHLGVHAPHALWLRGSPNAPAGERAIALVGARAASGYGEHVTLEAAAGLVDRGFVIVSGAAYGIDGAAHRAALGSGGATVAYLAGGVDRPYPAGHDALIRRIREAGGAVISESPCGSTPSKWRFLQRNRLIAAASAATVVMEAGDRSGSINTAGHAASLGRPLGAVPGPVTSPSSAGCHRLIREYAATCVTNAAQMAELAGWTAVDADAQAFASPEERRVRDVMSARSPRTVEALAKASGLSPREVTGVLGALDLAGAVEERERGWVLVGGRA
- the rpsB gene encoding 30S ribosomal protein S2, whose protein sequence is MAVVTIRQLLDSGVHFGHQTRRWNPKMKRFIFTERSGIYIIDLQQSLGYIDQAFDFVKETVAHGGTILFVGTKKQAQEVIAEQATRVGQPYVNQRWLGGLLTNFQTVSKRLARMKELEELDFEDASKSGFTKKELLIKKRELDKLHKSLGGIRNLSKTPSALWVVDTKKEHLAIDEARKLGIPVIGILDTNCDPDEVTYPIPGNDDAIRSVGLLTRIIADAAAEGLIQRHQKPTEGDAPAEPLAEWEQELLQGGEQGSAETEKVADEAIAATDAVQAAPAVEDVEVAATESAADAEGAAAAVVADEK
- the pyrH gene encoding UMP kinase codes for the protein MPEKKRRVLLKLSGEAFGGGQLGVNPDVVGSIAREIAEATAEVEVAVVVGGGNFFRGAELSQRGMDRGRADYMGMLGTVMNALALQDFLEQAGAATRVQSAIAMTQVAEPYIPLRAERHLEKGRVVIFGAGAGLPYFSTDTVSAQRALEIGAVEVLVAKNGVDGVYTADPRVDPTATKIDTISYQEALQRGLKVVDSTAFSLCMDNGMPMRVFGMEPAGNVTAAIRGAAIGTLVTSA
- a CDS encoding tyrosine recombinase XerC produces the protein MDIWSSIDGFSEHLASERRLSPQTVRAYASDLRQLADFATGRDVELVDGVTLDLLRDWLWAASEDGSSKATLARRTATAKAWSAWLLRTGRVDSDVAARLRSPKTGRTLPRVVGRGPFDDLLAGLEDRAASGEPNALRDLAVVELLYASALRVSELCGLDRDDLDLDRLTVRVTGKGDKERVVPFGVPAQSAIVDYLTSARPQLVARAAANDRGPTPGAALFLGARGGRLGPRSVYTLVARLLDAVPGGGPAGPHALRHTAATHLLDGGADLRAVQELLGHASLATTQIYTHVSVERIKESYRNAHPRA
- the frr gene encoding ribosome recycling factor, whose product is MIADVLSDVGTRMSKAVEAAKDDFATVRTGRANPQLFQKVLVSYYGTPTPLAQLASLQNQEARTIVVTPYDKSALRDIEQAIRDIPNLGANPTNDGTVIRVTMPELTAERRKEYVKIVRGKGEDAKVSIRNIRRKGKDDLEALKSEVGDDDVARGEKELEVVTKSHIDAVDAALKAKETELLSI
- a CDS encoding YifB family Mg chelatase-like AAA ATPase; this translates as MAVARTWSVALAGLTGAIVEVEASAAATVPGMAIVGLPDKSLGEAAHRIKSATANSGCELPGGKLTINLSPASLPKQGSAFDLSMAIACLAVGGLVRRESAERVVHLGELGLDGRLRPLVGVLPAVLAVARAGYDAVMVPTANVEEAQLVPGVTVIGATSLRDAAIWHGAELSAIDLEPVRKRVDRLPTPDPLDLADVVGQPDAVDAMVAAAAGGHHVMMVGPPGAGKTMLAARLPEILPDLDAEAAVEVSCLRSLIGLPPDGALARRPPWESPHHSSSAAAIIGGGSRQIRPGAAARAAHGVLFLDEAPEFRADVLDSLRQPLEAGVITVHRAHGSATFPAAFQLVLAANPCPCGQYGTADGVCTCPPQARRRYLGRISGPLLDRIDIRVRVHRITSALTSLSQEGGVSTAEARSRVEEVRAASAERLAGSGWTTNAQASGTWLRSPRMRLPRTVTSALDRSLERGGITMRGYDRILRLSWTLADLDGANSPTAEHLGRALFLRKGIS
- a CDS encoding phosphatidate cytidylyltransferase, giving the protein MEDDVAPGRSSEPSKPEPGRSGKSGSQELRSQLKDRRAKFERQVDAKRADIERQVQATKAQFDATNERIEARVGRNLVNAILIGVAAGGIMLVSLIIFKVIFVVLASAVVAFATLELRKALEQTGRRVPAIPTVISAVAMQPAAFFLHDVWRWSVVLLGILLVIVWRVAEQAIASKRTDLPTLVRDLASGTFIQVYVPFLASFAVFLVAQPEGEWWTLAFLILVICVDVGAYVSGLSFGKHKMAPVISPNKTWEGFAGAGVVAVVAGVLLAILMLGVPWWVGVLLGLLLLGSATVGDLAESLIKRDIGVKDMSSWLPGHGGFLDRLDSILPSAVVAYVVYLLFGGLAV
- a CDS encoding murein hydrolase activator EnvC family protein, giving the protein MMTSIASWILISCLVLRAPVSTSGAAPAWSWPIAPPHLVTEPFVAPPDPYSAGHRGVDIATSPGQPVAAAAAGVVTFSGTVVDRPLVVIRHDDGHVSSIEPVVGSVDVGSPVTRGAPIGTVGVGGHCADGCVHFGVRRDGVYVNPMLLLGEVPSAVLLPLTATAGAQARGWALR
- the tsf gene encoding translation elongation factor Ts, which codes for MANFSLADLKVLREQLGTGMVDTKNALVEADGDVEKATEILRLKGAKGNAKRADRSTSEGLVAAKENGDTATLIELACETDFVAKGEKFLALADLVLDAVVAAGATTVEEGNAAPADGKTVAEVIADSAAIIGEKFELRRLAVVHGEHFAVYLHKTNKDLPAQVGVVVGYSGDDAETARSIAQHISFANPSYLSRDDVPADEVEKEREIVTEISKNEGKPEAALPKIVEGRVTSYFKQVALLEQDYAKDNKLSVQKVLADAGLTVTGFARFKVGA